A section of the Pochonia chlamydosporia 170 chromosome 2, whole genome shotgun sequence genome encodes:
- a CDS encoding nucleoside-diphosphate-sugar epimerase (similar to Metarhizium acridum CQMa 102 XP_007813716.1), producing the protein MLVTVAPASTRTGTAVIRSLLAAPNSDVKVQGIYRDTAKAPAEFTSLPNFEAVKGDIADESSLNFNGSDAVIAITPPVFESGDMVAITKQRSEHVKNAIEKSGTVKKVILLSSVGGEIKTNNIAERVFAKTDVPELIFVRCAYFMENWTVALDTLRGPEPFFFSTVTPLEWKIPMIAVEDIGSTLAAETLKQEPSPHKPYVFELHGPRMYNSLDVQLAFSDALGKQVGVKPVAKGELHDFYKQVFPEDMVPEWVEMAVSFLPGGIMKPGDVEEGTSVVNAKTELGDAIKVAVESIL; encoded by the exons ATGCTTGTCACCGTCGCCCCGGCAAGTACTAGAACAGGAACCGCTGTCATCCGGTCACTGCTAGCCGCTCCAAACTCGGATGTCAAAGTCCAAGGAATTTATCGAGACACGGCAAAGGCTCCCGCCGAATTCACTTCGTTGCCCAATTTTGAAGCCGTCAAGGGAGACATTGCAGATGAATCATCACTAAACTTTAACGGCTCAGATGCCGTGATTGCCATAACACCGCCAGTCTTTGAGAGCGGCGACATGGTGGCCATTACGAAACAGCGCTCCGAACATGTCAAGAATGCGATTGAAAAGTCGGGAACGGTGAAGAAGGTCATTCTTTTAAGCAGCGTAGGC GGTGAAATCAAGACGAATAACATTGCGGAAAGGGTGTTTGCAAAAACCGACGTGCCAGAACTTATTTTCGTCCGCTGTGCATACTTTATGGAGAATTGGACCGTGGCCCTTGACACTCTCCGCGGTCCAGAAccattcttcttttcaacGGTGACGCCTCTGGAATGGAAGATCCCCATGATTGCTGTGGAAGATATCGGCTCTACTCTTGCGGCTGAGACACTGAAACAGGAGCCGTCGCCTCACAAGCCGTATGTCTTTGAGCTGCATGGGCCGAGGATGTATAACTCGCTGGATGTGCAGTTGGCGTTTTCGGATGCCCTGGGTAAACAGGTGGGTGTTAAGCCTGTGGCCAAGGGAGAGTTGCATGACTTTTATAAGCAGGTGTTTCCGGAGGATATGGTTCCTGAGTGGGTGGAAATGGCTGTCAGTTTCTTGCCGGGGGGAATTATGAAACCTGGtgatgtggaggaggggACGAGTGTTGTGAATGCGAAGACGGAACTTGGAGATGCTATCAAGGTGGCTGTGGAGTCAATCCTTTAA
- a CDS encoding short chain dehydrogenase/reductase (similar to Metarhizium acridum CQMa 102 XP_007813713.1), whose amino-acid sequence MPAADVFTSGSSALITGGASGVGLAIAKLCRSKGMKVLLVDVNTDALQKAKKELVGENCAESDVVTTVVDVSQVDAWASLKKTAISAFGSIELLVLNAGIGARGTWGDQDYFTKIFQTNLFGVVNGINTFLPVVQEAAKSKPTSIVITGSKQGITNPPGNAAYNASKSAVKTLAEHLSWDLKNTNTSVHLLVPGWTFTGMTRGGNTEKPAGAWAPEQVADFLYHKMQNDKFYIICPDNDVSEETDKKRMLWSVGDIVKERPPLTRWREEWKKEAEETMAQTKV is encoded by the exons ATGCCCGCCGCCGACGTATTTACATCCGGATCCTCCGCCCTCATCACCGGAGGTGCCTCTGGCGTCGGCCTGGCAATTGCAAAGCTATGCCGCAGCAAGGGCATGAAGGTTCTCCTAGTCGATGTTAATACCGATGCCCTTCAAAAAGCGAAAAaggagcttgttggagaaaaCTGTGCTGAATCAGATGTTGTCACGACTGTGGTGGATGTCAGCCAGGTTGATGCCTGGGCGAGTTTGAAGAAGACCGCCATTTCTGCATTTGGTAGCATTGAACTTCTCGTTTTGAACGCTGGAATCGGAGCGAGGGGTACATGGGGAGACCAAGACTACTTCACCAAG ATCTTCCAAACCAACctgtttggtgttgtcaatggAATCAATACGTTCCTACCAGTAGtccaagaagctgcaaagTCAAAGCCGACTTCTATCGTCATCACAGGCAGTAAACAGGGCATCACAAATCCACCTGGAAACGCGGCATACAATGCGTCGAAATCTGCGGTGAAAACTCTCGCGGAACATCTTAGTTGGGACTTGAAGAATACCAACACTAGCGTGCATTTACTTGTGCCGGGGTGGACTTTTACCGGAATG ACTCGGGGTGGAAATACTGAAAAGCCTGCTGGTGCGTGGGCTCCCGAACAAGTAGCTGACTTTTTATATCACAAGATGCAAAATGACAAGTTCTACATCATCTGCCCTGACAATGATGTTTCGGAGGAAACCGACAAGAAGAGAATGCTCTGGTCAGTGGGGGATATCGTGAAAGAGCGACCGCCCCTGACTCGATGGCGTGAAGAGTGGAAAAAGGAAGCGGAGGAAACAATGGCTCAAACTAAGGTGTAA
- a CDS encoding endo-1,3(4)-beta-glucanase (similar to Metarhizium robertsii ARSEF 23 XP_007821714.1), which yields MVNCRALLSVAAFASSVKAWGAPAYSGFNLRWQDAFPGNSGTLPNTGNWNIITGYLNVNNEWEVYTSSTRNVQISGGQTLQLVPWRDGSAMYGWTSGRLESKYVFTPEAGKVTRVEATIRFGGNSNKQGIWPAFWLLGESIRYGTQWPGGGELDVMEQVNGHLTGYGTVHCDRASGGICNEPNGIGASTGIPDNGWHNWRLEYNRRNGDWRAQTITWFLDGRQFHQISGARINDYNTWVALCQKPQFFLLNVAVGGNWPGAPNGGTQDGYGSMMEIAYVAHYTS from the exons ATGGTCAACTGCCGAGCCCTCCTCAGTGTAGCGGCTTTTGCCAGCTCCGTCAAAGCCTGGGGAGCTCCAGCATACAGCGGCTTCAACCTTCGATGGCAGGATGCCTTCCCTGGAAATTCTGGCACTCTCCCCAACACTGGTAACtggaacatcatcaccggATACTTGAACGTCAACAACGAGTGGGAGGTATACACATCGAGCACGCGTAACGTCCAAATCAGCGGCGGTCAGACTCTTCAACTTGTCCCATGGCGAGACGGCTCGGCCATGTATGGATGGACCTCTGGTCGTCTGGAGAGCAAATACGTCTTCACCCCTGAGGCCGGCAAGGTTACAAGAGTTGAAGCTACCATTCGATTCGGCGGAAACTCCAATAAACAGGGTATCTGGCCAGCATTCTGGCTACTTGGTGAGTCCATCCGCTATGGAACCCAGTGGCCTGGTGGCGGCGAACTCGATGTCATGGAGCAGGTCAACGGCCATTTGACCGGGTATGGTACTGTTCACTGCGATAGAGCATCCGGTGGTATTTGCAATGAGCCCAACGGTATTGGCGCCAGCACTGGCATTCCCGACAATGGCTGGCACAACTGGCGCCTCGAGTATAACCGGCGCAACGGAGACTGGAGAGCGCAAACCATCACATGGTTCTTGGATGGCCGTCAGTTCCACCAGATCAGCGGTGCTCGCATCAATGACTACAACACCTGGGTTGCTCTCTGCCAGAAGCCTCAGTTCTTCCTTCTCAATGTTGCTGTCGGCGGCAACTGG CCCGGTGCTCCAAATGGTGGTACGCAAGACGGCTACGGCAGTATGATGGAGATTGCGTACGTCGCACACTATACTTCTTAA
- a CDS encoding siderophore iron transporter (similar to Coccidioides immitis RS XP_001246923.1) → MGFFSKAQPAEIAVSENPEKSQSDSRDSASMDATGNRLNHGKVQSGVARIEATTAVWSKWHLITAYAMIWFLYFVKSIEEVVVFSMDPFVTSAFNKHSITPAIDVVAIIVGGLSYIPLAKILDTWGRPQGLALMVLVWVLGLIMMAACNNVETFAAAKVFNTVGSQGVSYCVTIFVADTSSLLNRPLMLAFATSPYIVTTWVGGPVTESVLSGPGWRWGFGIWTIITPVVILPLSILFLYNDRKAVKAGLIEKRTGWITPKDVWDYIVTVDLVGIILLAGGMALFLLPFSIWSYQAEQWRSPLIICMLVFGAVLLIVFVLWEKFFAPVSFIPYNLLLDRTVFSAGVSFIFIFAGSSIWGGYFYSMLLVVWDTGVTKATYINNIYRVGSCFASVIMGLLVHKIGRFKWVSTYYALPLTILGVGLMIKFSQASESIGYVIMTQIFIAFAGGPMVVAGEMAMMAPSDHQHVAVIMAMLNLFCSIGSAVGSTISSAIWTGTFRQELINNLPPGSPIDTIYGQVLEQTAYPVGSEMRNGISAAYSQTQRYMLITSVCFLVVGWGCTWMWRDIKLSKIKQVSGTVV, encoded by the exons ATGGGTTTCTTTTCTAAAGCGCAACCGGCGGAAATCGCTGTGTCTGAAAATCCTGAAAAATCACAGTCTGACTCTCGCGATTCTGCGTCAATGGACGCAACTGGCAACCGACTCAATCATGGAAAAGTTCAGTCTGGTGTAGCTCGAATTGAGGCCACGACCGCCGTTTGGTCAAAGTGGCATCTTATCACTGCTTATGCGAT GATCTGGTTTCTCTACTTCGTCAAGTCTATCGAAGAGGTCGTCGTGTTCAGCATGGATCCATTCGTTACAAGCGCATTCAACAAACACTCCATTACTCCTGCCATCGACGTCGTAGCCATCATTGTCGGAGGCCTTAGTTACATTCCTCTGGCGAAGATTTTGGATACTTGGGGCCGACCTCAGGGCCTTGCTCTGATGGTCCttgtttgggttttgggCTTAATCATGATGGCGGCCTGCAACAACGTAGAAacctttgctgctgccaaagtGTTCAATACTGTTGG GTCACAGGGCGTCTCCTATTGTGTTACCATCTTCGTCGCCGACACCTCTTCTCTCCTGAATCGACCGCTCATGCTGGCATTCGCTACCTCCCCATACATTGTCACGACCTGGGTGGGTGGCCCGGTCACTGAGAGTGTCCTTTCAGGACCGGGATGGCGATGGGGCTTTGGTATCTGGACCATCATTACTCCTGTGGTCATCTTGCCTTTGTCCATTCTATTCCTCTACAATGACAGAAAGGCTGTAAAAGCTGGTCTGATTGAAAAGCGCACAGGCTGGATTACTCCCAAGGACGTCTGGGACTACATCGTCACCGTCGATTTGGTCGGAATTATCTTGCTTGCAGGCGGTATGGCACTCTTTCTGCTACCCTTCAGCATCTGGTCTTACCAGGCGGAACAATGGCGCTCACCATTGATCATTTGCATGCTCGTCTTTGGAGCCGTTCTTCTCATCGTTTTTGTTCTCTGGGAGAAATTCTTTGCACCCGTCAGCTTTATCCCCTACAACCTTCTCCTGGACCGCACAGTATTCTCGGCTGGTGTGAGCTTTATTTTTATCTTTGCTGGCTCTTCCATCTGGGGAGGGTACTTCTACTCCATGCTACTTGTTGTTTGGGATACAGGCGTCACAAAAGCAACATATATCAATAACATCTATCGCGTTGGTTCATGCTTTGCGTCCGTCATTATGGGTCTTCTTGTACACAAGATTGGCAGGTTCAAGTGGGTTTCTACTTACTACGCCCTGCCTCTTACGATCCTGGGCGTAGGCCTTATGATCAAGTTCAGCCAGGCCTCAGAGAGTATTGGCTATGTTATCATGACCCAGATTTTTATCGCTTTTGCAGGAGGGCCAATGGTCGTTGCTGGTGagatggccatgatggcaccTTCTGATCACCAGCATGTGGCTGTCATCATGGCAATGCTTAATCTCTTCTGCAGTATTGGATCTGCAGTTGGCAGCACCATATCGTCGGCCATATGGACCGGAACTTTCAGACAGGAGTTGATCAATAATTTGCCTCCCGGGTCACCAATCGACACCATCTACGGCCAGGTCTTGGAACAAACGGCGTATCCTGTGGGGTCTGAGATGAGGAACGGAATCTCCGCGGCCTACTCGCAGACGCAGCGATACATGCTCATCACCAGTGTCTGCTTTCTCGTGGTCGGATGGGGATGTACCTGGATGTGGAGGGACATCAAGCTTAGCAAGATTAAGCAGGTTTCTGGTACTGTTGTTTAA
- a CDS encoding thioesterase superfamily protein (similar to Beauveria bassiana ARSEF 2860 XP_008599143.1), which yields MRAVPRITTPYCSNAVRQSLLLQTRQFSLSCVHRNDNGSSTALNPRWFADLRSRIKACLAANPQGEDGAKLKQYLEFVDSNWLELSAGREGFLTAERWRGLNKFAVAWGDMDSMGTLPMSRHVNNIMYNRYAESGRVNWITSFAAFAPPDERQQWVDIMSPRGIGLILKSIKTDYKLPVAYPDKITVIHKLAQRPTHTSDSIFLAAVIYSEAHKRVAARCFEDIAIYNYRAGKRATLKGFMVDELQKIYDLQEKSRLEVDEKVNELEQGVKMIEEKA from the exons ATGCGTGCCGTTCCGCGCATTACAACCCCATACTGCAGTAACGCCGTGCGACAATCACTACTGCTCCAAACTCGCCAGTTTAGCTTGAGCTGTGTCCACAGAaacgacaatggcagcagcacGGCATTGAATCCGAGGTGGTTTGCCGATTTGCGGAGCCGTATCAAGgcttgtcttgctgccaATCCGCAAGGGGAAGACGGTGCGAAATTGAAGCAGTATCTTGAGTTTGTGGATAGCAATTGGTTGGAGTTGTCTGCTGGGAGGGAGGGATTCCTCACGGCggagagatggagaggatTGAATAAGTTTGCTGTGGCTTGGGGCGATATG GATAGCATG GGTACGCTGCCAATGTCTC GTCACGTCAATAACATCATGTATAATCGATACGCCGAGTCCGGCCGCGTAAACTGGATCACTTCGTTCGCAGCATTCGCGCCGCCAGACGAACGCCAGCAGTGGGTGGACATTATGAGCCCTCGGGGTATTGGTCTCATATTAAAGAGTATTAAAACAGATTACAAACTT CCCGTTGCCTACCCCGACAAAATTACAGTCATCCACAAGCTAGCCCAACGACCGACACACACTTCAGACAGCATCTTTCTCGCCGCAGTGATTTACTCAGAAGCACATAAGCGCGTTGCCGCACGATGTTTCGAAGACATCGCAATATACAATTATAGAGCAGGGAAACGAGCAACATTAAAGGGGTTCATGGTGGACGAATTACAAAAGATATACGACCTACAGGAGAAAAGCAGGCTAGAGGTTGACGAGAAAGTCAACGAGCTAGAGCAAGGTGTCAAGATGATAGAGGAGAAAGCGTGA